The Stomoxys calcitrans chromosome 3, idStoCalc2.1, whole genome shotgun sequence genome includes a region encoding these proteins:
- the LOC106081114 gene encoding small ribosomal subunit protein eS21 — protein sequence MENDAGENVDLYVPRKCSASNRIIHAKDHASVQINIVDVDPETGRMTDGSKTYAICGEIRRMGESDDCIVRLAKKDGLITKNF from the exons ATGGAGAACGACGCCGGTGAGAATGTTGATTTGTACGTGCCCCGCAAATG ctCTGCCTCCAACAGAATCATCCACGCCAAGGATCATGCTTCCGTGCAAATCAACATTGTCGATGTTGACCCCGAAACTGGTCGCATGACTGATGGTTCCAAGACCTATGCCATCTGCGGTGAAATCCGTCGTATGGGTGAATCCGACGACTGCATTGTCCGTTTGGCCAAGAAAGACGGTTTGATCACCAA AAATTTCTAA